Part of the Arthrobacter gengyunqii genome is shown below.
ATATCCTTCATCAAATAGGTCAGTTTATCGGCGTCGCGGTCTCAGCCGTCCAAACCCGCCCCGACGCGGAAAAAGCGCTCTGCTCTCTTCCCAAAATCCGTACGTTGACGCTTGACTGGTCCCTGAATCTACTTCGGAGGCAATGATGGCGACGGAAGATACACAGGGTTTTGCGTGGGAAAGTGCTGCCACGCACCAGAGCGAGGACCTGACGGAAGCGCAGTGCTGGACGCTGTTGTCCGGCAGGGGGACCGGGCGGGTGGCATATCTGGACAACGGCCGGGTGCTGGTTTATCCGGTCAACTACGTTGTCCACGACCAAGGTGTTTATTTCCGGACCGCACACGACGGGTTCCTGGGCGGCGGACCGGAGCACCAAAGCGCGTCCTTCCAGATTGACCACCATGATCCCGGCCGCATGGACGGCTGGTCCGTCCTGCTCAGCGGAAGGGCCGAGCCCGTCACGGACGCCGACCTGCTGACCGAACTCTGGGGGCGCCGCATGGATGAGCCGTGGGGCGGCGGGCAGCGTGATGTCTTCATCGGCATTGAGCCCGGGCTCCTTACCGGGCGCAGGGTGGGACGGCATTGAGTGCCGCCCGCTGCCCTGCCTGCCCAAAGGACAGAGCCGCAGGATACGCTTTGCAGCATGGATGACGCCCAGAACCAGTTCCTGTCCGCAGCCCAGGGCGGCCCCGCCCGGCCGGAATCGGTGGATGCAGCAGCCCGCCGGGCCCCCGTGCACGCACCTGTTC
Proteins encoded:
- a CDS encoding pyridoxamine 5'-phosphate oxidase family protein encodes the protein MATEDTQGFAWESAATHQSEDLTEAQCWTLLSGRGTGRVAYLDNGRVLVYPVNYVVHDQGVYFRTAHDGFLGGGPEHQSASFQIDHHDPGRMDGWSVLLSGRAEPVTDADLLTELWGRRMDEPWGGGQRDVFIGIEPGLLTGRRVGRH